Proteins encoded by one window of Clostridium cagae:
- the leuS gene encoding leucine--tRNA ligase, with the protein MENYSTKIDEKWQKIWEENETYKFNPENLDKKLYTLEMFSYPSGAQLHAGHWFNYGPTDSWARLKRMQGYNVFQPMGFDAFGLPAENYAIKTGIHPKDSTFKNIETMEKQLKSMGAMFNWENEVVTCSPDYYKWTQWLFLKLYEKGLAYRKKAPVNWCPSCNTVLANEQVVDGLCERCESEVIKKDLTQWFFKITDYADELLDKLDGLDWPEKTKSMQKHWVGRSYGAQVTFKVKDFSLESDVFTTRVDTLNGVTYVVLAPENKLVNELTLPQYKEAVEKYKEEASKQSDIERQSSSREKSGVFTGSYAINPINGKEVPVWIADYVLATYGTGCVMAVPAHDERDFAFASKFNLPIERVITNKQGDEPELPFCEHGILVNSGQFDGLTTDEAKKAIVSELEKDELGQMKVNFRLRDWLVSRQRYWGAPIPVIYCDECGIVPVPEKDLPVELPYNVEFTPDGKSPLGKCEEFINTTCPHCGKPAKREADTLDTFVCSSWYYLRYPDNKNTDAPFDPELINKMLPVDKYVGGPEHACMHLLYARFITKALRDMGYLKFDEPFLSLTHQGLILGPDGLKMSKSKGNTISPDDYIKEFGADVFRMYLMFGFAYVEGGAWSDDGVKSVARFVDRIERTLESCRDIINASENIKTTIDSEEKDLNFWRHTAIKGVSEDAEKMQFNTAIARLMEFTNAIHKYIQADTKNPTFLKETVVDFLKLLAPFAPHFTEEHWNLLGHNSTIFNEKWPEFNPAALVKDEVEIAIQVNGKIKAKIMIPSNLDEEGIKKSSLENETIKANTEGKNIIKVIVIKGRLVNIVVK; encoded by the coding sequence ATGGAAAATTATAGTACTAAAATCGATGAAAAATGGCAAAAGATTTGGGAAGAAAATGAAACTTATAAATTCAACCCAGAAAATTTAGATAAGAAACTTTATACACTTGAAATGTTCTCTTATCCATCAGGAGCTCAATTACATGCTGGTCACTGGTTTAACTACGGACCAACAGATTCATGGGCAAGACTTAAAAGAATGCAAGGTTATAATGTATTCCAACCAATGGGTTTTGATGCTTTTGGATTACCTGCTGAAAACTATGCAATAAAAACAGGTATACATCCTAAAGATTCTACATTTAAAAATATTGAAACTATGGAAAAGCAATTAAAATCTATGGGTGCTATGTTTAATTGGGAAAATGAAGTTGTCACTTGTTCTCCTGATTACTATAAATGGACTCAATGGTTATTCTTAAAACTTTATGAAAAAGGATTAGCTTACAGAAAAAAAGCTCCCGTTAATTGGTGTCCATCTTGTAATACAGTTTTAGCTAATGAGCAAGTAGTTGATGGCTTATGTGAAAGATGTGAATCTGAAGTTATTAAGAAAGATCTAACTCAATGGTTCTTCAAAATAACTGATTATGCTGATGAATTACTAGATAAATTAGATGGATTAGATTGGCCAGAAAAAACTAAATCTATGCAAAAGCATTGGGTTGGGAGATCATATGGTGCACAAGTTACATTTAAAGTTAAAGATTTTAGCTTAGAATCTGATGTATTTACTACAAGAGTTGATACTCTAAATGGTGTAACTTATGTTGTATTAGCACCCGAAAATAAATTAGTTAATGAATTAACTCTTCCACAATACAAGGAAGCTGTTGAAAAATACAAAGAAGAAGCTAGCAAGCAATCTGATATAGAAAGACAATCATCATCAAGAGAAAAAAGTGGTGTATTTACTGGATCATATGCAATAAATCCTATAAACGGAAAAGAAGTTCCTGTATGGATTGCTGATTATGTATTAGCTACATATGGTACTGGTTGTGTTATGGCAGTTCCAGCACATGACGAAAGAGATTTCGCATTTGCAAGTAAATTTAATTTACCAATAGAAAGAGTTATTACTAATAAGCAAGGTGATGAACCAGAACTTCCATTCTGTGAACATGGAATACTTGTTAATTCAGGACAATTTGATGGTTTAACTACAGATGAAGCTAAAAAAGCTATTGTTAGTGAACTTGAAAAAGATGAATTAGGACAAATGAAAGTTAACTTCAGATTAAGAGATTGGTTAGTTTCAAGACAAAGATACTGGGGAGCTCCTATTCCAGTTATATACTGTGATGAATGTGGAATAGTTCCAGTTCCTGAAAAAGACTTACCAGTAGAACTTCCTTATAATGTTGAGTTTACTCCAGATGGTAAATCACCACTTGGAAAATGTGAAGAATTTATAAATACTACTTGTCCTCACTGTGGTAAACCTGCAAAAAGAGAAGCAGATACTTTAGATACATTTGTATGTTCTTCTTGGTATTATTTAAGATACCCTGATAACAAAAATACTGATGCACCTTTTGATCCTGAATTAATAAATAAAATGTTACCTGTAGATAAATATGTTGGTGGACCAGAGCATGCTTGTATGCATTTATTATATGCAAGATTTATAACTAAAGCATTAAGAGATATGGGTTACTTAAAATTTGATGAACCATTCTTAAGCTTAACTCACCAAGGATTAATCTTAGGACCAGACGGATTAAAAATGAGTAAATCAAAAGGAAATACAATCTCTCCAGATGACTATATTAAAGAGTTTGGTGCTGATGTATTTAGAATGTACTTAATGTTCGGTTTCGCATATGTTGAAGGTGGCGCATGGAGTGATGATGGAGTTAAATCTGTTGCTAGATTTGTAGATAGAATTGAAAGAACTTTAGAATCATGCAGAGATATCATTAATGCTTCAGAAAATATTAAGACTACTATTGATTCTGAAGAAAAAGACTTAAACTTCTGGAGACATACAGCTATTAAAGGTGTTAGTGAAGATGCAGAAAAAATGCAATTTAATACTGCAATAGCAAGACTTATGGAATTTACAAATGCTATTCATAAATATATTCAAGCTGATACTAAAAATCCTACATTCTTAAAAGAAACTGTAGTAGATTTCTTAAAATTATTAGCACCATTTGCCCCTCACTTTACTGAAGAACATTGGAACTTATTAGGTCATAACTCAACTATATTTAATGAAAAATGGCCTGAATTTAATCCAGCTGCTTTAGTTAAAGATGAAGTTGAAATAGCTATTCAAGTTAATGGTAAAATAAAAGCTAAAATTATGATACCATCAAACTTAGATGAAGAAGGTATAAAGAAATCTTCATTAGAAAATGAAACTATAAAAGCAAATACTGAAGGTAAAAATATCATAAAAGTAATTGTTATAAAAGGTAGACTTGTTAATATAGTTGTAAAATAG
- a CDS encoding methyl-accepting chemotaxis protein encodes MKNKIQVYFKKASVKSKLMLIIIPIVALGLLLLTSITYGSAKNMIQKELVNLMSEREAEAVNNIDTWLNSRLSEVKEVAQSPILERVLELNPDLNLENNDESIALIDQLNLSRWTFVNNTYPDEYAALHILSGISSNEWKSVENSNKLLARYYNVNGDENKTSPWAKAALEETFKKFSNNNGPYDIILNPTYSEAYKRNVVMMIAWKKDGMGEAKIGAASSLAIEVVENKVKELKYGKKGYGMLIADDGTFISHPNQEYVMKENINTLEDKEMLKLSSTIKSQDKGIIKLGMGTGKKLAFYQKVPVTNWMVVNVVYESELFSICTKLLILMIIIAILIIIVVILTIYKFSTNMLKPLTNISIFADEVAAGNLSANININSDDEFGKVAKALNNTAQYLKNYISEIDEVLGSISNGNINVNVEGEYKGDFVGIKESLIKIISSLNNTFTQIREATQQVSSGSQEVASVAQVLAQGASDQASSIEELTASIGDINEQLKGTAEHANGTNKIVNQLVTYIEDSNKQMDGMLSAMSNIDVSSKNIQNIIKTIADIAEQTNLLALNAAIEAARAGEAGKGFAVVADEVRMLAEQSSQAVKRTTELIENSIESVNEGKVIADNTASSLKEVVEHTKGATELVVNIANLAEEQSESLNKINERIEEIANVIQSNSSIAEESTAASEELTAQAESLDYMVAQFELKED; translated from the coding sequence ATGAAAAATAAAATCCAGGTTTATTTTAAGAAAGCATCTGTAAAATCTAAATTAATGTTAATAATTATACCAATAGTTGCTTTGGGATTATTGTTATTAACATCAATAACATATGGTTCTGCAAAAAATATGATACAAAAAGAATTAGTTAATCTTATGTCAGAAAGGGAAGCAGAAGCTGTAAATAATATTGATACTTGGTTAAATTCAAGACTTTCAGAAGTTAAGGAAGTAGCTCAAAGTCCTATATTAGAACGTGTTTTAGAACTTAATCCAGACTTGAATTTAGAAAATAATGATGAATCTATAGCTCTTATAGACCAATTAAATTTATCACGTTGGACTTTTGTTAATAATACATATCCTGATGAATATGCAGCTTTGCATATTTTGAGTGGAATTTCATCGAATGAATGGAAAAGTGTAGAAAATTCAAACAAACTTTTAGCAAGATATTATAATGTAAATGGGGATGAAAATAAAACTTCTCCATGGGCTAAAGCAGCCTTAGAAGAAACCTTTAAAAAATTTTCTAATAATAATGGTCCTTATGATATAATTTTAAATCCTACATATTCTGAAGCATATAAGAGAAATGTTGTTATGATGATTGCTTGGAAAAAAGATGGAATGGGAGAGGCTAAAATAGGGGCAGCTTCTAGTTTAGCAATAGAAGTAGTAGAAAATAAAGTAAAAGAATTAAAATATGGTAAAAAGGGATATGGAATGTTAATAGCCGATGATGGGACATTCATATCACATCCGAATCAAGAATATGTTATGAAAGAAAATATAAATACATTAGAAGATAAGGAAATGCTAAAGCTATCATCTACTATAAAATCACAAGATAAAGGTATAATTAAACTGGGTATGGGTACTGGAAAGAAGCTAGCATTTTATCAGAAAGTACCTGTAACTAATTGGATGGTAGTGAATGTAGTATATGAAAGTGAACTTTTCTCAATTTGTACTAAATTATTAATATTAATGATAATAATAGCAATATTAATTATAATAGTGGTTATTTTAACAATATATAAGTTTTCAACTAATATGCTTAAACCATTAACAAATATAAGTATATTTGCTGATGAAGTAGCAGCTGGCAATTTAAGTGCAAATATAAATATTAATTCAGATGATGAATTTGGAAAAGTTGCTAAAGCATTAAATAATACAGCTCAATATTTAAAAAATTATATTTCTGAAATAGATGAAGTACTAGGAAGTATTTCTAATGGAAACATTAATGTAAATGTAGAAGGTGAATATAAAGGTGATTTTGTAGGTATAAAAGAATCTTTAATAAAAATAATATCATCCTTAAATAATACATTTACTCAAATAAGAGAAGCAACACAACAAGTTTCTAGTGGATCTCAGGAGGTAGCTTCAGTAGCTCAAGTATTAGCACAAGGAGCATCTGATCAAGCAAGTTCAATAGAAGAGTTAACAGCATCAATTGGGGACATTAATGAACAATTAAAAGGTACAGCAGAACATGCAAATGGAACTAATAAAATTGTAAATCAATTAGTTACATATATTGAAGATAGTAACAAACAAATGGACGGTATGTTAAGTGCTATGAGCAACATTGATGTTTCATCTAAAAATATACAAAATATAATAAAAACAATAGCTGATATAGCTGAACAAACTAATCTCTTAGCTTTAAATGCAGCAATAGAAGCAGCAAGAGCAGGAGAAGCAGGTAAGGGGTTTGCAGTAGTTGCTGATGAAGTAAGAATGCTTGCAGAACAAAGTTCACAAGCAGTTAAGAGAACAACAGAACTTATTGAAAATTCTATAGAATCTGTTAATGAAGGTAAAGTAATAGCAGATAATACAGCAAGTTCATTAAAAGAAGTTGTAGAACATACTAAAGGAGCCACTGAATTAGTTGTTAATATAGCTAATTTAGCAGAAGAACAATCAGAATCTCTTAATAAAATAAATGAAAGAATAGAAGAAATAGCTAATGTAATTCAATCTAATTCATCAATAGCAGAAGAAAGTACAGCTGCTAGTGAAGAATTAACAGCACAAGCGGAAAGCTTAGATTACATGGTTGCACAATTTGAATTAAAAGAAGATTAG